Proteins from a genomic interval of Ferrovibrio terrae:
- a CDS encoding allantoate amidohydrolase, giving the protein MAATRFADRMLAQLDELGRISESPDVLQRTFLTPEHQTAHLRVAEWMREAGMEVEHDSAGNVVGRYAGTDASAPALMTGSHLDTVRNAGKYDGMLGVIAPLACIADLHRRGKRLPFAIELVGFANEEGTRFGASMAGSRAVAGVFDNSMLKQTDKQGISMGEAYQAYGLDPARVGSCARKPGSIAAFMELHIEQGPVLENEGLALGVVTAISGAKRLRVEVTGLAGHAGTVPMGQRQDALLAAAEAVQYIETRCTGTPTLVGTVGVLECLPGAMNVIPGKVNFSIDIRAAEDTVRDAAIADVLKEIKAICARRTLEVKITELYASTSTPCHPALMDAAETAIKAQGLPTMRLPSGAGHDAATLAPLCPIGMIFMRCTRGISHNPLEAVLPEDVEVATAALMHFIENFKPVQ; this is encoded by the coding sequence ATGGCCGCCACCCGCTTCGCCGACCGCATGCTCGCGCAGCTCGACGAACTCGGCCGCATCAGCGAAAGCCCCGACGTCCTGCAGCGCACCTTCCTGACGCCCGAGCACCAGACCGCCCATCTGCGCGTCGCCGAGTGGATGCGCGAGGCCGGCATGGAGGTGGAACATGATTCCGCCGGCAACGTGGTCGGCCGCTATGCCGGCACCGACGCATCGGCGCCCGCCCTGATGACCGGATCGCATCTGGATACCGTGCGCAATGCCGGCAAGTACGACGGCATGCTGGGCGTGATCGCGCCGCTGGCCTGCATCGCCGACCTGCACAGGCGCGGCAAGCGGCTGCCATTCGCCATCGAACTGGTCGGCTTCGCCAATGAGGAGGGCACCCGCTTCGGCGCCTCCATGGCCGGCAGCCGCGCGGTCGCCGGCGTGTTCGACAATTCCATGCTGAAGCAGACCGACAAGCAGGGCATCAGCATGGGCGAGGCCTACCAGGCTTACGGCCTCGACCCGGCCAGGGTCGGCAGCTGCGCCCGCAAACCGGGCAGCATCGCCGCCTTCATGGAACTGCATATCGAACAGGGCCCGGTGCTGGAGAATGAAGGCCTGGCGCTCGGCGTCGTCACCGCGATTTCCGGCGCCAAGCGGCTGCGCGTCGAGGTCACCGGCCTCGCCGGCCATGCCGGCACCGTGCCGATGGGCCAGCGCCAGGATGCGCTGCTCGCCGCCGCCGAAGCCGTGCAGTATATCGAGACGCGCTGCACCGGCACGCCGACACTCGTCGGCACCGTGGGTGTGCTGGAATGCCTGCCCGGCGCGATGAACGTGATCCCGGGCAAGGTGAATTTCTCCATCGACATCCGCGCCGCCGAGGACACCGTGCGTGATGCCGCGATCGCAGACGTGCTGAAAGAGATCAAGGCGATCTGCGCCCGCCGCACGCTCGAAGTGAAGATCACCGAGTTGTATGCCAGCACCTCGACTCCCTGCCATCCCGCCCTGATGGATGCCGCCGAGACTGCTATCAAGGCGCAGGGGCTGCCGACCATGCGGCTTCCATCCGGCGCCGGCCATGACGCCGCCACGCTGGCGCCGCTCTGCCCCATCGGCATGATCTTCATGCGCTGCACCCGCGGCATCAGCCACAATCCGCTGGAAGCCGTGCTGCCCGAGGATGTGGAAGTCGCCACCGCCGCATTGATGCATTTCATCGAGAATTTCAAACCCGTCCAGTGA
- a CDS encoding AGE family epimerase/isomerase, protein MTKSSPVMPFTEPQRAAAQRFITHAFTDTARLWLEHGWDAAGGHSIERLQAANLTPVLVGYRRSMAVARQLFFFSQAWRITGDERCAARAHALYADLTGRFWDHQHDGWFFSLRTGADAHAPADPRKDTYGHAFAIFALAEYGAVFGKPAAIDWARRTLEIVKRRLLLPQGWLAQSASRDWRALDMVLEQNPHMHMLEGLLALHGATRDAAVLQEAGMPVMLFMQRLRSDDGTKVLEHFDAAGRPNGESGRIVEPGHSYEWVGLLRDYAMARGEAEYRAITAPMVAWADAHGFDPQHGGIHDQLDTEGRVISDRKRIWPLTECIKVQAMRATDTAEPAAYAALDRRIAFLTRHYLTPGGGWREFLRRDLTPDSDYLPATTPYHIATAALKVAEAYGLAGRAHAKVTV, encoded by the coding sequence GTGACCAAATCCTCGCCTGTCATGCCCTTTACCGAACCGCAGCGTGCCGCCGCGCAGCGCTTCATCACCCATGCTTTTACCGACACGGCCAGGCTCTGGCTTGAGCATGGCTGGGATGCCGCCGGCGGGCATAGTATCGAACGCCTGCAGGCTGCCAATCTGACGCCCGTGCTGGTGGGCTATCGCCGCAGCATGGCGGTGGCGCGGCAGCTCTTCTTCTTTTCGCAGGCCTGGCGCATCACCGGCGACGAGCGCTGTGCCGCGCGGGCGCACGCGCTCTACGCCGATCTCACCGGTCGTTTCTGGGACCATCAGCATGATGGCTGGTTCTTCAGCCTGAGGACCGGCGCGGATGCACATGCTCCGGCCGATCCGCGCAAGGATACCTATGGCCACGCCTTCGCGATCTTCGCGCTGGCCGAGTATGGCGCGGTGTTCGGCAAACCTGCCGCCATCGACTGGGCGCGGCGCACGCTGGAGATCGTGAAACGGCGCCTGCTGCTGCCGCAGGGCTGGCTCGCCCAGAGCGCCAGCCGCGACTGGCGCGCGCTGGACATGGTGCTGGAACAGAATCCGCACATGCACATGCTGGAGGGCCTGCTGGCGCTGCATGGCGCCACCCGCGACGCAGCCGTGCTGCAGGAGGCCGGCATGCCGGTCATGCTGTTCATGCAGCGCCTGCGCTCCGATGACGGTACCAAGGTGCTGGAGCATTTCGATGCCGCCGGCCGGCCGAACGGTGAAAGCGGACGCATCGTCGAGCCCGGGCATTCCTACGAATGGGTTGGCCTGCTGCGTGATTACGCGATGGCCCGCGGCGAGGCGGAGTATCGCGCGATCACCGCGCCAATGGTGGCCTGGGCCGATGCGCATGGTTTCGACCCGCAGCATGGCGGCATCCATGACCAGCTCGACACCGAAGGCCGGGTGATCAGCGACCGCAAGCGCATCTGGCCGCTGACCGAATGCATCAAGGTGCAGGCGATGCGCGCGACCGACACGGCGGAACCGGCGGCCTATGCCGCGCTAGACCGCCGCATCGCCTTCCTCACCCGGCATTATCTGACACCGGGCGGCGGCTGGCGCGAGTTCCTGCGCCGCGATCTCACGCCCGACAGCGACTACCTGCCGGCCACCACGCCCTATCACATTGCCACCGCGGCGCTGAAAGTGGCGGAGGCCTATGGCCTGGCCGGGCGGGCCCATGCGAAGGTGACGGTATGA
- a CDS encoding glycerate kinase type-2 family protein encodes MTGDPATLLQAMFTAARDAADPAHCVAPHLPKAPKGRTVVVGAGKAAASMARAVELAWPAEAPLEGLVVTRYGHDLPCDRIQVVEASHPVPDSAGEKAAALILQKVKGLGPDDLVLCLISGGGSALLSLPAEGLTLADKQAVNRALLSCGANIAEMNCLRKHLSAIKGGRLAAAAAPAPLVSLLISDVPGDDPAVIASGPTVPDPTTYADAMAVIEKYGIDLPANVKKHLAAARDESPKSGDKVFANTSMKMIATPQMALEAAAKVAAAAGITPLILGDAIEGEARDVAMVMAGIARQVRRHGQPVKAPCVLLSGGETTVTLRGKGRGGRNVEFLTALAVALADSSSGMGAEGIYALAADTDGIDGSEDNAGAWLAPDSIARAARKGIDVKACLANNDGYSFFQAAGSLVVTGPTLTNVNDFRAILVL; translated from the coding sequence ATGACGGGCGATCCGGCAACCCTGCTGCAGGCGATGTTCACGGCGGCGCGCGACGCGGCCGATCCGGCGCATTGCGTCGCGCCGCATCTGCCGAAGGCTCCGAAAGGCCGGACAGTTGTGGTCGGCGCCGGCAAGGCTGCCGCCAGCATGGCGCGCGCGGTCGAGCTGGCCTGGCCGGCCGAGGCTCCGCTGGAGGGCCTGGTGGTGACGCGCTATGGCCATGACCTGCCCTGCGACCGCATCCAGGTGGTGGAGGCCTCGCATCCGGTGCCGGATTCCGCCGGCGAGAAAGCCGCCGCGCTGATCCTGCAGAAGGTGAAGGGGCTGGGGCCCGACGATCTGGTGCTCTGCCTGATCTCGGGCGGTGGCTCGGCCTTGCTGTCGCTGCCGGCGGAGGGGCTGACGCTCGCCGACAAGCAGGCGGTGAACCGCGCGCTGCTGTCCTGCGGCGCGAATATCGCGGAGATGAACTGCCTGCGCAAACATCTCTCCGCCATCAAGGGCGGTCGGCTGGCGGCGGCGGCCGCGCCGGCGCCGCTGGTGTCGCTGCTGATCTCGGATGTGCCGGGCGACGATCCCGCGGTGATCGCTTCGGGGCCGACCGTGCCCGATCCGACGACTTACGCCGATGCGATGGCGGTGATCGAGAAATACGGCATCGACCTGCCGGCCAATGTGAAAAAGCATCTGGCCGCCGCGAGAGATGAGTCACCCAAGTCCGGCGACAAGGTTTTTGCCAATACCAGCATGAAAATGATCGCCACGCCGCAGATGGCGCTGGAAGCTGCCGCGAAAGTGGCGGCTGCGGCCGGGATCACGCCGCTGATCCTGGGCGATGCCATCGAGGGCGAGGCGCGCGATGTCGCCATGGTGATGGCGGGGATCGCGCGGCAGGTGCGCCGCCATGGCCAGCCGGTGAAAGCACCCTGCGTGCTGCTGTCGGGCGGTGAGACGACGGTGACGCTGCGCGGCAAGGGCCGCGGCGGGCGCAATGTCGAATTCCTCACGGCACTGGCGGTCGCGCTGGCCGATTCTTCATCTGGTATGGGGGCCGAGGGTATCTATGCGCTGGCCGCCGATACCGATGGCATCGACGGCAGCGAGGACAATGCCGGCGCCTGGCTTGCGCCCGACAGCATCGCGCGGGCCGCGAGGAAGGGCATCGACGTGAAGGCCTGTCTCGCCAACAACGACGGCTACAGCTTCTTCCAGGCCGCCGGCAGCCTGGTCGTCACCGGTCCGACGCTGACCAACGTCAATGACTTCCGCGCCATCCTGGTGTTGTGA